Proteins from a single region of Cydia amplana chromosome 17, ilCydAmpl1.1, whole genome shotgun sequence:
- the LOC134656130 gene encoding cysteine-rich DPF motif domain-containing protein 1, with protein sequence MQMFYRLRMIYQKIMGDSKPKEEPIYYQFACSSCNLAETADYKGTSPPFSRNIDLKYPSYVMKDPFSPPGKGEILVLGADCVKCNKPVCISKDCSMFYLKMYCLECAQNSAEEFPVEIKSKIAQIKRK encoded by the exons ATGCAAATGTTTTACCGTCTTAGAATGATTTATCAG AAAATTATGGGAGACTCCAAACCAAAAGAAGAACCTATTTATTATCAATTTGCTTGTTCATCATGCAACTTAGCTGAGACAGCTGACTATAAAGGAACAAGTCCACCATTCTCACGGAACATAGACCTCAAGTACCCAAGCTATGTAATGAAGGACCCGTTCAGCCCTCCCGGCAAGGGTGAGATATTGGTTTTGGGAGCAGACTGTGTGAAGTGTAACAAGCCCGTGTGCATCAGCAAGGATTGCAGCATGTTCTACTTGAAGATGTACTGCCTGGAGTGTGCACAGAACTCGGCTGAGGAATTTCCTgtagaaataaaaagtaaaattgcacaaataaaaagaaaataa
- the LOC134655818 gene encoding uncharacterized protein LOC134655818, producing the protein MAILINDYYELEERSGKHLRAWKAWHIIIYVLAAVFGILNYVFLHNTMYIVDDHCVLGAPHIVFSPVLVYNPDRAAANETAVNEAQATSATTVLVSTTETSKRRRNANTDLEDAIANNEERPALDLMRTFFGPRTDCEFVEYMPIVSTVFALVWTTLFVMCPGGGHARFGLTQPWRILTPALVFTLVLVGLTASSFTQTNRGLREFCSAFYNYTNATACSSVNVYMERSWNATWKFGSRAEATRAASAGVWVSWACAATLLIVRCLTAPDFQLKKTGVYLAKDPEQKITPHLLKSRRRRGKSPSPSKSVRSEPTATTELVTNLEQDSAPTSRLGTPVPHGDKDSSV; encoded by the exons ATGGCGATACTTATTAACGACTACTACGAGTTGGAAGAGCGTTCGGGCAAGCACCTAAGAGCGTGGAAAG CATGGCACATAATAATCTACGTGCTAGCAGCCGTATTCGGCATCCTAAACTACGTGTTCCTGCACAACACGATGTATATAGTAGACGACCACTGCGTGCTGGGAGCTCCGCATATTGTGTTTAGCCCGGTCCTTGTTTACAACCCAGACCGTGCCGCGGCTAATGAGACTGCAGTGAACGAAGCTCAAGCTACAAGTGCTACTACCGTCCTTGTTAGTACGACAGAAACGTCGAAGAGAAGAAGAAATGCAAACACTGATTTAGAAGACGCTATTGCAAATAATG AAGAGCGGCCAGCGCTGGACCTGATGAGGACCTTCTTCGGACCGCGGACGGACTGCGAGTTCGTCGAGTACATGCCGATCGTCTCCACCGTGTTCGCGCTCGTGTGGACGACATTGTTCGTCATGTGCCCTGGTGGTGGGCACGCGCGGTTCGG GCTCACCCAACCGTGGCGCATCCTGACGCCAGCGCTGGTGTTCACGCTGGTGCTGGTCGGGCTGACCGCGAGCAGCTTCACGCAGACCAACCGCGGGTTAAGGGAGTTCTGCTCGGCGTTTTACAACTACACCAATGCTACCGC TTGCTCATCAGTAAACGTGTACATGGAGCGCTCGTGGAACGCCACGTGGAAGTTCGGGTCCCGCGCCGAGGCCACGCGCGCCGCCAGCGCCGGCGTCTGGGTGAGCTGGGCGTGCGCGGCCACGCTGCTCATCGTGCGCTGTCTGACGGCGCCCGACTTTCAGCTGAAGAAGACTGGGGTCTATCTGGCGAAAGACCCTGAGCAG AAAATCACGCCCCACCTGCTAAAATCCCGTCGGCGCCGGGGAAAGTCGCCATCGCCGAGCAAGTCAGTCCGCTCCGAGCCCACGGCCACGACGGAGCTGGTCACCAACCTGGAGCAGGACTCCGCCCCCACCTCGCGGCTCGGCACGCCCGTGCCGCACGGCGATAAGGATTCCAGCGTGTGA
- the LOC134655640 gene encoding uncharacterized protein LOC134655640, with translation MGMISRVRGRIRSDSFSKLHTLKSEDKIANIVWLLSLVLVLPYWAPRGLLVALGGAWLMAAYTCLVVPVLISANYRYPARWWPDAVKLAQKMCRRLERPVSCALGVVRAAYAPVDRAEKLFLQMSNLSTMIGQLLMFTACDRLFVSQGRLTCLYSLMFYNVVTYSVSYVRELCTKKDWSPYVNVTRHSRVKHLAMSATKIVLEWTKAVTFIVTVTFVLLAFGLEQGLEHYKPTALYTLFTGTYYLLTERTFLELWPIALTAMKFERLEGMEALYFGVWARGVTTALALPLVPALAWCERWRLALLLLYVNVIVHGRHRLGEALGKLNEACGSLARFRRATAAELSTLEDVCAVCLGVMRSARVTPCAHFFHADCLRRCLAASDRCPICIRPYIFC, from the exons TATGGCTGCTGTCGCTGGTGCTGGTGCTGCCGTACTGGGCGCCGCGTGGGTTGCTGGTCGCGCTGGGCGGCGCTTGGCTCATGGCTGCCTACACGTGCCTCGTCGTGCCCGTGCTCATCTCCGCCAACTATCGCTACCCGGCGCGGTGGTGGCCCGACGCAGTGAAGCTCGCGCAAA AGATGTGTCGCAGGCTGGAGAGGCCAGTGTCGTGCGCGCTGGGAGTAGTGCGCGCTGCGTACGCGCCGGTTGACCGCGCGGAGAAGCTCTTCCTGCAGATGAGCAACCTGTCGACAATGATTGGACAA TTGCTGATGTTCACCGCGTGCGACCGGCTGTTCGTCTCGCAGGGCCGCCTGACCTGCCTCTACTCGCTCATGTTCTACAACGTGGTCACCTACTCCGTGAGCTACGTGCGCGAGCTCTGCACCAAGAAGGACTGGTCGCCCTACGTCAACGTCACCCGCCACTCGCGCGTCAAGCACCTCGCCATGTCCGCCACCAAGATTGTCCTCGAATGGACTAAAGCAGTCACTTTTATAGTCACTGTGACTTTTGTGCTTTTAGCTTTTGGACTGGAACAGGGCTTGGAGCATTACAAACCGACAGCGCTGTATACGCTCTTCACCGGTACTTATTATTTGCTAACGGAGCGGACGTTCCTCGAGCTCTGGCCTATAGCTTTGACAGCTATGAAGTTTGAGCGCCTAGAAGGTATGGAGGCGCTGTATTTTGGTGTGTGGGCGCGAGGTGTGACGACAGCGCTGGCGCTGCCGCTGGTGCCGGCGCTGGCGTGGTGCGAGCGCTGGCGGCTAGCGTTGCTGCTGCTGTACGTGAACGTGATCGTTCACGGCAGGCACAGGCTCGGTGAAGCGTTGGGGAAGCTGAATGAAGCGTGCGGCTCGCTCGCTAGATTCCGACGAGCGACGGCAGCGGAGCTCTCCACGCTAGAGGACGTGTGCGCCGTGTGTCTAGGCGTGATGCGCTCGGCGCGCGTGACGCCTTGCGCGCACTTCTTCCACGCCGACTGCCTCAGGAGATGCCTCGCGGCCTCCGACCGGTGTCCCATATGCATCAGGCCGTACATATTCTGCTGA